A genomic segment from Streptomyces sp. NBC_01233 encodes:
- a CDS encoding helix-turn-helix transcriptional regulator, which yields MQPATPPWIQQARIELGNRIRDARLQADLTQEKLAELAGVDRTTVQNAESGKVDPKFSLLLRLARALRLPARDLMP from the coding sequence GTGCAACCCGCTACACCGCCGTGGATCCAGCAGGCCAGGATCGAGCTGGGCAATCGGATCCGTGACGCCCGCCTGCAGGCAGACCTCACCCAGGAGAAGCTCGCCGAACTGGCCGGCGTGGACCGAACCACGGTCCAGAACGCCGAGTCCGGCAAGGTCGACCCCAAGTTCAGCCTGTTACTTCGCCTTGCGCGCGCCCTACGCCTCCCGGCGAGGGATCTCATGCCATAG
- a CDS encoding 3'-5' exoribonuclease domain-containing protein, whose translation MPGIDYDLEFLEDGRTIELISIGMVCDDGREYYAVSADLGARTWSGRRLRRRIRQHGWLMANVIPGLPQAHGDWRNHMPQSWLFNYEDPAVKPRAQIADEVMDFIRAAGPNVQLWANYGAYDHVALAQLWGRMIDLPEGVPMFTNDIQQERSRLGLAWDDLPQQESGEHNALADARHNQTVRRWLAERA comes from the coding sequence ATGCCGGGTATCGACTACGACCTTGAGTTCCTGGAAGACGGCCGCACGATCGAGCTGATCTCGATCGGCATGGTCTGCGACGACGGCCGCGAGTACTACGCGGTCAGCGCGGATCTCGGCGCCCGAACCTGGAGCGGCCGGCGGCTACGGCGCCGCATTCGGCAGCACGGCTGGCTCATGGCGAACGTCATCCCCGGCCTGCCGCAGGCCCACGGCGACTGGCGCAACCACATGCCGCAGTCCTGGCTGTTCAACTACGAGGACCCTGCGGTGAAGCCCCGCGCGCAGATCGCGGATGAGGTCATGGACTTCATCCGTGCGGCCGGTCCCAACGTCCAGCTGTGGGCGAACTACGGGGCCTACGACCACGTCGCCCTCGCGCAGCTGTGGGGCCGGATGATCGACCTGCCTGAGGGTGTCCCGATGTTCACCAACGACATCCAGCAGGAACGGTCCCGTCTCGGCCTCGCCTGGGATGACCTGCCCCAGCAGGAGAGCGGCGAGCACAACGCGCTCGCCGACGCCCGCCACAACCAGACCGTCCGGCGCTGGCTCGCCGAACGCGCCTAG
- a CDS encoding MerR family transcriptional regulator, with protein sequence MRIGEIAAVVGVTTRAIRHYHHVGLLPEPERRPNGYRAYSVRDAVLLARVRRLTELGLSLDEVRDVLADDAGRELADVLEELDADLARQEAEIVERRRRLAVLLAAGPGEGEPLSPALAELLAKAPPTASPTAAMDREHLTLIDAAGTGGQELYAALGPLAADPAVLVLYERLDELADAAVDDPRIPPLAAELVAAVPDEVFAAIPSDGVVVPGFKEALLAEYAPAQAEVVRLVMEAFMEKGRGGAR encoded by the coding sequence ATGCGGATCGGAGAGATCGCCGCGGTCGTCGGGGTCACCACCCGGGCGATCCGGCACTACCACCATGTCGGGCTGCTCCCGGAGCCGGAGCGGCGCCCCAACGGATACCGGGCCTACAGCGTCCGCGACGCGGTCCTGCTCGCCCGCGTACGCCGCCTCACCGAGCTCGGGCTCAGCCTCGACGAGGTGCGCGACGTCCTCGCGGACGACGCCGGGCGCGAGCTGGCCGACGTACTCGAAGAGCTCGATGCCGACCTGGCCCGGCAGGAGGCCGAGATCGTGGAACGGCGCCGGCGGCTCGCGGTGCTGCTCGCCGCCGGGCCGGGGGAGGGCGAGCCCCTCTCGCCCGCGCTCGCCGAACTGCTGGCGAAGGCGCCGCCGACGGCCTCGCCGACCGCCGCGATGGACCGGGAGCACCTCACGCTGATCGACGCCGCGGGCACGGGCGGCCAGGAGCTCTACGCCGCGCTCGGCCCGCTGGCCGCCGATCCCGCGGTGCTCGTGCTGTACGAGCGGCTGGACGAGCTCGCCGACGCCGCCGTGGACGATCCGCGGATCCCGCCCCTGGCGGCGGAGCTCGTGGCGGCCGTCCCCGACGAGGTGTTCGCCGCGATTCCCTCCGACGGGGTGGTCGTGCCCGGGTTCAAGGAGGCGCTGCTCGCCGAGTACGCGCCCGCGCAGGCCGAAGTCGTACGCCTGGTCATGGAGGCGTTCATGGAGAAGGGGAGGGGAGGAGCGCGATGA
- a CDS encoding bifunctional DNA primase/polymerase, which yields MGSESGRVKRGEQSRISQWLRRRQKPTAEDPAREREALLLAVAAAGLPLAPAAHPAGYRCSCDRIGCPTPARHPVSFAWQTQSTTDRAQVERWARNQPQANFITATGMVHDVLDVPLEAGTAALARLLEAGIEVGPVAESGGTGEQARMLFFTATRGTPEDEDEWWPCELDCHPETMDEHPGLRWHCRGSYVLVPPAALPGDLAVTWLRGMEHPLPDPLTLLETLTDACATYAGAADRTPATVAWPLGH from the coding sequence ATGGGGTCTGAGTCCGGCCGCGTCAAACGCGGCGAGCAGAGCAGGATTTCCCAGTGGCTGCGCCGGCGGCAGAAACCCACCGCCGAGGACCCCGCACGAGAGCGTGAGGCGCTCCTCCTGGCCGTCGCCGCCGCCGGTCTGCCGCTCGCCCCCGCCGCCCATCCCGCCGGTTACCGATGTTCGTGCGACCGGATCGGCTGTCCGACGCCCGCACGGCACCCCGTCTCCTTCGCCTGGCAGACCCAGTCGACCACCGACCGCGCCCAGGTCGAACGTTGGGCGCGCAACCAGCCCCAGGCCAACTTCATCACCGCGACCGGCATGGTCCACGACGTGCTCGACGTCCCGCTGGAAGCCGGCACCGCCGCGCTGGCCCGCCTGCTGGAGGCCGGCATCGAGGTCGGCCCCGTCGCCGAGTCCGGCGGCACCGGCGAGCAGGCCCGGATGCTCTTCTTCACCGCCACCCGCGGCACCCCCGAGGACGAGGACGAGTGGTGGCCGTGCGAACTGGACTGCCACCCCGAGACGATGGACGAACACCCCGGCCTGCGCTGGCACTGCCGCGGCAGCTACGTCCTGGTCCCGCCGGCGGCCCTCCCCGGTGACCTGGCGGTGACCTGGCTGCGCGGCATGGAGCACCCCCTGCCGGACCCGCTCACCCTCCTCGAAACCCTGACGGACGCCTGCGCCACGTACGCGGGCGCCGCCGACCGCACCCCGGCCACGGTCGCCTGGCCCCTCGGCCACTAG
- the yaaA gene encoding peroxide stress protein YaaA codes for MLVLLPPSEGKAAGGSGAPLKPESLSLPGLAPARAAVLEELVELCAADEPKAREVLGLSEGLRGEVAKNVELRSAVARPAGEIYTGVLYDALGLADLPAAARKRAEDALLVFSGLWGAVRVTDRIPSYRCSMGVKLPGLGALGAYWRGPMASVMPEAAGEGLVLDLRSSAYTAAWKPKGEVAGRTATVRVLHSQVVDGVEKRSVVSHFNKATKGRLVRDLLLSGSAPRLPAELVTALRDLGYVVEAEAPAKPGKAWSLDVVVTQIHH; via the coding sequence GTGCTCGTGCTGCTGCCGCCGTCCGAAGGAAAGGCCGCCGGCGGCTCCGGCGCACCGCTGAAGCCGGAGTCGCTGTCGCTGCCCGGTCTGGCCCCGGCCCGTGCGGCGGTGCTGGAGGAACTGGTCGAGCTGTGCGCGGCGGACGAGCCGAAGGCGCGCGAGGTGCTGGGGCTGAGCGAGGGCCTGCGGGGCGAGGTCGCGAAGAACGTGGAGCTGCGCTCGGCGGTGGCCCGCCCGGCGGGGGAGATCTACACGGGCGTGCTGTACGACGCGCTGGGTCTGGCCGACCTGCCCGCGGCGGCACGCAAGCGCGCGGAGGACGCGCTGCTCGTCTTCTCGGGGCTGTGGGGCGCGGTGCGGGTCACCGACCGGATCCCCTCGTACCGCTGCTCGATGGGCGTGAAGCTGCCGGGGCTCGGCGCGCTCGGCGCGTACTGGCGGGGGCCGATGGCTTCCGTCATGCCCGAGGCGGCGGGGGAGGGGCTGGTCCTGGACCTGCGGTCTTCGGCGTACACGGCCGCGTGGAAGCCGAAGGGGGAGGTGGCGGGGCGGACGGCGACCGTGCGGGTGCTGCACTCGCAGGTGGTGGACGGGGTGGAGAAGCGTTCGGTGGTGAGCCACTTCAACAAGGCGACGAAGGGCCGCCTGGTCCGGGATCTGCTCCTGTCGGGCTCCGCCCCCCGCTTGCCCGCCGAACTGGTCACGGCCCTGCGGGACCTGGGCTACGTGGTCGAGGCCGAGGCCCCTGCAAAGCCGGGCAAGGCGTGGTCCCTCGACGTGGTCGTCACCCAGATCCACCACTGA
- a CDS encoding DUF4352 domain-containing protein, with the protein MSQQFPPPGQPQPGYGYPPPPQPKKNSAGKIVGFSCLGIVGLFVLIGIIGALLGGESSDTAKEPAAPAAGASSAPAKAPESKPAEPEKKAAVVVVAKKAEFKKTVLAQGDGYTSVSVTVTNNSSKPINVNPLYFAITDTNGTKHNAELAVDKDQIGTVELAPGENVTGAITGKGSWTAKSVTYTDGLIGKSVRADVS; encoded by the coding sequence ATGTCGCAGCAGTTCCCGCCGCCCGGCCAGCCGCAGCCCGGTTACGGCTACCCGCCCCCGCCGCAGCCGAAGAAGAACAGCGCGGGGAAGATCGTCGGCTTCTCGTGTCTGGGCATCGTCGGCCTGTTCGTGCTGATCGGCATCATCGGTGCGCTCCTCGGCGGTGAGAGCAGCGACACCGCGAAGGAGCCGGCCGCACCGGCCGCGGGCGCGTCGTCTGCGCCGGCGAAGGCGCCTGAGTCGAAGCCTGCCGAGCCGGAGAAGAAGGCCGCGGTCGTCGTCGTGGCGAAGAAGGCGGAGTTCAAGAAGACGGTGTTGGCGCAGGGCGACGGCTATACGAGCGTGTCGGTGACGGTCACGAACAACAGCTCGAAGCCGATCAACGTGAACCCGCTGTACTTTGCGATCACCGACACGAACGGCACCAAGCACAATGCGGAGCTCGCCGTCGACAAGGACCAGATCGGCACGGTGGAGCTGGCGCCGGGCGAGAACGTGACCGGTGCGATCACCGGAAAGGGGTCGTGGACGGCGAAGTCGGTGACGTACACGGACGGGCTGATCGGGAAGTCGGTCCGGGCCGACGTGTCCTGA
- a CDS encoding RNB domain-containing ribonuclease, producing MPRRQMHMTGADGAALRAALRELRTELEVSADFSAALLAEAEHAAAHPHLPALDSTDIRFFTIDPPSSVDLDQALHLARRSSGGYRVHYAIADVAAFVTPGGPLDEETHRRVATLYFPDGRVPLHPPVLSEDAASLLPGQTRPALLWRFDLDPDGRVETVDVQRALVRSRAKLDYDGVQKAIDTGTAEEPLALLEDVGRLREALEQERGGISLSVPEQEVVEHDGTYSLSYRAPLPADGWNAQISLMAGMAAADLMLATGTGILRTLPSAPDGAVGRLRRAAKALRIDWPHHVPYAELVRSLDPHRPVHAAFLQECTALLRGAGYTVFTGGETPDPAIHSAVAAPYAHCTAPLRRLADRYAGELCVAAVAGAEPPQWAVAALDALPREMAVGTRLANMAERESVDLVEAAVLKDRVGETFEATVIDVDDREPLVGTVHLEDPAVVGRVESTTRELPLGDRIRVRLTEADPGSAKVLFAPA from the coding sequence ATGCCACGCCGTCAGATGCACATGACCGGCGCAGACGGGGCTGCTCTGCGGGCCGCACTGCGTGAACTGCGGACGGAGCTGGAGGTGTCCGCGGACTTCTCGGCGGCGCTCCTCGCGGAGGCCGAGCACGCGGCCGCGCACCCCCACCTCCCAGCCCTGGACAGCACCGACATCCGCTTCTTCACGATCGATCCGCCGTCCTCCGTGGACCTCGACCAGGCCCTGCACCTGGCGAGGCGCTCCTCCGGCGGCTACCGCGTCCACTACGCCATCGCCGACGTCGCCGCCTTCGTCACCCCCGGCGGCCCGCTCGACGAGGAGACCCACCGCCGCGTCGCCACCCTCTACTTCCCCGACGGGAGGGTCCCGCTGCACCCGCCCGTGCTCTCGGAGGACGCGGCCAGCCTGCTGCCCGGTCAGACCCGTCCCGCACTGCTGTGGCGCTTCGACCTGGACCCCGACGGCCGCGTGGAGACCGTCGACGTGCAGCGCGCCCTCGTCCGCAGCCGGGCCAAGCTCGACTACGACGGCGTCCAGAAGGCCATCGACACCGGCACGGCCGAGGAGCCGCTCGCCCTGCTGGAGGACGTCGGCCGGCTCCGCGAGGCCCTGGAACAGGAGCGCGGCGGCATCTCGCTCAGCGTGCCCGAGCAGGAGGTCGTCGAGCACGACGGCACGTACTCCCTGTCCTACCGCGCCCCGCTCCCCGCGGACGGCTGGAACGCACAGATCTCCCTGATGGCCGGCATGGCCGCGGCCGATCTGATGCTGGCCACCGGCACGGGCATCCTGCGTACGCTGCCGAGCGCCCCCGACGGCGCCGTCGGCAGGCTCCGCCGGGCGGCGAAGGCGCTGCGGATCGACTGGCCGCACCACGTCCCGTACGCCGAACTCGTGCGCTCACTCGATCCGCACCGCCCCGTCCACGCCGCCTTCCTCCAGGAGTGCACGGCCCTGCTGCGGGGCGCCGGCTACACCGTCTTCACCGGCGGCGAGACCCCCGACCCGGCGATCCACTCCGCGGTGGCCGCCCCGTACGCCCACTGCACCGCGCCGTTGCGCCGGCTCGCCGACCGGTACGCCGGCGAGCTGTGCGTGGCGGCGGTCGCCGGGGCCGAGCCCCCGCAGTGGGCGGTGGCGGCCCTGGACGCGCTCCCCCGGGAGATGGCGGTCGGCACCCGCCTGGCGAACATGGCCGAGCGGGAGTCGGTGGACCTCGTCGAGGCGGCCGTGCTCAAGGACCGCGTCGGCGAGACCTTCGAGGCCACGGTCATCGACGTCGACGACCGGGAGCCGCTGGTCGGCACCGTCCACCTGGAGGACCCCGCGGTCGTCGGACGCGTCGAGTCCACCACGCGGGAGCTGCCGCTGGGCGACCGCATCCGGGTCCGGCTGACGGAGGCCGACCCCGGCTCGGCGAAGGTCCTCTTCGCCCCGGCCTGA
- a CDS encoding Twin-arginine translocation pathway signal yields MSPQTDFMSHRNDALRAARLRAGWRTMDAAAAALQAHGQQLLDDPHYTVSGRTWRRWEGRADDRRWPSEETAIVLHDALGRWPEDLGFPAPAGWIRPEAHQEDDVKRRAFVSVTAAALVPGPTAGQHVDPALIDYFQSQLEGHYRADMLLGPHDLIGTVSAQYQLIDKLIRSAKGETRRGLLRVGAAYAALVGWLYQDAGDLGAAAFWRGITQEIAARSRDPHLVGYSLVNLAQVRTDLGDGHGVIDLCEAALDDNRIFPKVQIMALQQQAHGASLTGDRTTVDRLIDTADGLLIRVDDDLPWGNACKRTPGYLEVQRATCYGRLGLGREADGLWRQVLAAVPSTARRDRGVYLARHAAAAAVSREPDHAVEIAREAATIAVETRSARMARELRALERAMRPWQDAPVGRDLAEVLAPVTEGS; encoded by the coding sequence ATGAGCCCCCAGACTGACTTCATGAGCCACCGCAACGACGCGCTGAGAGCCGCCCGGCTACGGGCCGGCTGGCGCACGATGGACGCCGCGGCGGCAGCCCTGCAGGCGCACGGGCAGCAACTCCTCGACGACCCGCACTACACCGTGTCGGGGCGAACGTGGCGCCGCTGGGAAGGCCGTGCCGACGACCGGCGTTGGCCGTCGGAGGAGACGGCGATCGTGCTGCATGACGCGCTCGGCCGCTGGCCCGAGGACCTCGGATTCCCGGCGCCCGCCGGATGGATCCGCCCTGAGGCACATCAAGAGGATGACGTGAAGCGACGCGCTTTCGTATCTGTGACCGCGGCCGCGCTGGTGCCCGGCCCGACTGCCGGCCAACATGTGGATCCAGCACTGATCGACTACTTCCAGTCCCAGCTGGAGGGCCACTACCGGGCGGACATGCTGCTCGGCCCCCATGACCTGATCGGTACCGTCTCAGCCCAGTACCAGCTGATTGACAAGCTGATCCGGTCCGCGAAGGGCGAGACCCGCCGCGGTCTTCTCCGTGTCGGTGCCGCCTACGCCGCCCTGGTCGGCTGGCTGTACCAGGACGCTGGCGACCTTGGCGCGGCAGCGTTCTGGCGGGGGATAACGCAGGAGATCGCGGCCCGCTCCCGGGACCCGCACCTCGTCGGGTACTCCCTCGTCAACCTGGCCCAGGTCCGGACTGACCTCGGTGACGGGCACGGCGTCATCGACCTGTGCGAGGCCGCTCTCGATGACAACCGCATCTTTCCGAAGGTGCAGATCATGGCGCTGCAGCAGCAGGCGCACGGGGCGAGCCTCACCGGCGACCGGACGACAGTGGACCGGCTCATCGACACCGCGGACGGCCTCCTCATCCGCGTCGACGACGACCTGCCGTGGGGCAACGCCTGTAAGCGGACGCCGGGCTACCTGGAGGTGCAGCGGGCAACCTGCTACGGCCGGCTGGGCCTCGGCCGGGAAGCGGACGGCCTGTGGCGGCAGGTGCTCGCCGCGGTGCCGTCGACTGCCCGCCGGGACCGCGGCGTCTACCTTGCCCGGCATGCTGCCGCGGCGGCCGTATCCCGGGAGCCGGACCATGCTGTCGAGATCGCCAGGGAGGCCGCGACGATCGCGGTGGAGACCCGATCCGCGCGGATGGCCCGCGAACTGCGGGCTCTGGAGCGGGCGATGAGGCCGTGGCAGGATGCGCCGGTGGGCCGGGACCTCGCCGAGGTCCTGGCGCCCGTGACCGAGGGGAGCTGA
- a CDS encoding tyrosine-type recombinase/integrase — MAGIPGARDRSFEKLEGPDGAKKWLKDSATDTSRGTFYDPRDGNMLLDEYVRTHWWPNLRQPPTTKQSMKSRVFRHILPHVGHLPLNRIGHDEVRRWLTRVEEDIDVNTVRTTWRHFSSIMQAAHKAKRIPENPFRDADLSAPASPPSKAQAWAKETVAAMRKALGSRYDILLNLAVGAGLRQGECFGFSPDDVNGDEINVVRQVVLVGGRPAFAPPKGNKTRTAPCPPELAAAITDYAKVFPTIEVTLPWVDPDRPNLEWAKRPRRTVRLLVTTARTGGAGGGAINRSTFDEKNWKPALVRAKVIPEPEYEWVQGKGKKPWKRTAWKMPREEGFHVTRHTFASVVLAEGETITQLAAWLGHTDPAFTLRTYVHFMPKSGRRALAALGAWMVPAEEAEPPEAS, encoded by the coding sequence GTGGCCGGGATCCCCGGCGCACGCGACCGCAGCTTCGAAAAGCTTGAAGGCCCGGACGGTGCCAAGAAGTGGCTGAAGGACTCCGCCACCGATACCAGCCGCGGGACCTTCTACGATCCGCGTGACGGCAACATGCTTCTCGACGAGTACGTCCGGACGCATTGGTGGCCGAACCTTCGGCAGCCGCCCACCACCAAGCAATCCATGAAATCCCGCGTCTTTCGGCACATCCTTCCCCACGTGGGGCACCTGCCCTTGAACCGCATCGGCCACGACGAAGTCCGGCGCTGGCTCACCCGCGTTGAAGAGGACATCGACGTCAACACCGTGCGCACCACGTGGCGGCACTTCTCCTCGATCATGCAGGCCGCGCACAAAGCCAAGCGGATCCCCGAGAACCCCTTCAGGGACGCTGATCTGTCGGCTCCTGCGTCCCCGCCGTCGAAGGCACAGGCGTGGGCCAAGGAGACGGTTGCCGCGATGCGGAAGGCCCTCGGGTCACGATACGACATCCTCCTGAACCTGGCAGTCGGCGCGGGCCTGCGGCAGGGGGAGTGCTTCGGCTTCTCCCCGGACGACGTGAACGGCGACGAGATCAACGTCGTGCGCCAGGTCGTCTTGGTGGGCGGCCGGCCAGCCTTCGCACCGCCGAAGGGAAACAAGACTCGAACGGCTCCGTGCCCGCCGGAGCTGGCTGCCGCCATTACGGATTACGCCAAGGTATTCCCGACCATCGAGGTGACGCTGCCCTGGGTGGATCCAGACCGGCCCAATCTTGAGTGGGCGAAGCGCCCGAGACGGACAGTACGTCTACTAGTGACCACCGCAAGGACCGGCGGTGCCGGCGGCGGAGCCATCAATCGCAGCACCTTCGACGAGAAGAACTGGAAGCCCGCGCTCGTCCGGGCGAAGGTGATTCCGGAGCCCGAATATGAGTGGGTGCAGGGGAAGGGTAAGAAGCCGTGGAAGCGGACGGCGTGGAAGATGCCGCGCGAGGAGGGCTTCCACGTCACCCGGCACACCTTCGCTAGCGTCGTCCTGGCTGAGGGTGAGACCATTACCCAGCTGGCTGCGTGGCTGGGCCACACCGATCCGGCGTTCACGCTGAGGACTTACGTGCACTTCATGCCGAAGTCGGGGCGCCGGGCGCTCGCGGCCCTGGGCGCCTGGATGGTGCCGGCCGAAGAGGCCGAGCCCCCCGAAGCTTCCTAG
- a CDS encoding TetR/AcrR family transcriptional regulator: MTKTPDATRRSDRSRRAILDAALTLVGEVGYNKLTIEAIAARAGVGKQTIYRWWPSKAAVLLDASLALAGDAETEGGWTGFPDTGDLAADLKSVLRATVDEFNDEKYEAPARALTAAGATDPELGARFTEQLLEPQLALYEARLKTAREAGQLAPDTDLRLTVEMLLGPLTYRWLMRTAPLTHAYTDALVDRVLGGVANVTAR; the protein is encoded by the coding sequence ATGACCAAGACCCCTGACGCCACCCGCCGCAGCGACCGCTCCCGGCGCGCCATCCTCGACGCCGCACTCACCCTCGTCGGGGAGGTCGGCTACAACAAGCTGACCATCGAGGCCATCGCCGCCCGCGCGGGCGTCGGCAAGCAGACCATCTACCGCTGGTGGCCGTCGAAGGCCGCCGTCCTCCTCGACGCCTCGCTGGCTCTCGCCGGCGACGCGGAGACCGAGGGCGGGTGGACCGGCTTCCCCGACACCGGGGACCTCGCGGCCGACCTGAAGTCCGTGCTGCGGGCCACGGTCGACGAGTTCAACGACGAGAAGTACGAGGCTCCCGCGCGCGCCCTGACGGCGGCCGGGGCCACCGACCCCGAACTCGGCGCCCGCTTCACCGAGCAGCTGCTGGAGCCACAGCTCGCCCTGTACGAGGCCAGGCTGAAGACGGCCCGGGAGGCCGGCCAACTCGCACCGGACACCGATCTGCGGCTGACGGTGGAGATGCTGCTCGGACCGCTGACGTACCGCTGGCTCATGCGCACCGCGCCCCTGACGCACGCTTACACCGACGCTCTGGTGGACCGGGTGCTGGGCGGGGTGGCCAACGTCACCGCCCGCTAG
- a CDS encoding 4a-hydroxytetrahydrobiopterin dehydratase, whose amino-acid sequence MGALRLLSDEDIEQELAGLPGWERKGDEITRTYEIRYHAAVAAIVTIADRSRRIHHHADLDLRIDHLRASITTHDAGHRLTAADFDLARRIDDIVAAHQALPLD is encoded by the coding sequence ATGGGTGCGTTGAGGCTGCTGTCTGACGAGGACATCGAGCAGGAGCTCGCAGGCCTGCCGGGCTGGGAACGGAAGGGTGACGAGATCACCCGCACCTACGAGATCCGCTACCACGCCGCGGTCGCCGCGATCGTGACGATCGCGGACCGGTCGAGGCGGATCCACCACCACGCCGACCTGGACCTACGGATCGACCACCTGCGGGCCTCCATCACCACTCACGATGCCGGCCACCGGCTGACCGCGGCGGACTTCGACCTGGCCCGGCGGATCGACGACATCGTTGCCGCGCATCAGGCCCTTCCGCTGGACTGA
- a CDS encoding tyrosine-type recombinase/integrase, producing MAETPYLPQQATTRTIALPGSSLFDVVRQKLLDDLGQVQVERRGQERIYRPRAEMLAEVVTADTWIMMLDWLSSTRRSSVNTKRAYADDIRRVWAAYAQELGHERFALGIFTRDHIRAWRIREEAKGTPLTTIARYLRALSSLHVYASERIDLPRNPVTQDDTPRIENGNTSRSTPVLEVAEIQAVIAEAKDEFDLLVVTLLYALAGRIGEMCAADVTDRVERGRRSYLDVTRKENKERLLPLPLSVAELLDKHTEGRESGPLLLDSEGRRLDRHDVGRMLARMGRKAGVLPERKLTPHVLRASRITHMLDDGVPLAEVQAFADHDNPGTTIGYWDRRNKGQRNAAHVDAAEAVFADVVPKFRR from the coding sequence GTGGCTGAGACGCCGTACCTGCCGCAGCAGGCGACGACCCGCACGATCGCCCTGCCCGGCTCCAGCTTGTTCGACGTCGTTCGCCAGAAGCTCCTGGACGACCTCGGCCAAGTCCAGGTCGAGCGACGGGGGCAGGAGCGTATCTACCGGCCGCGCGCCGAGATGCTCGCCGAGGTCGTCACCGCCGACACCTGGATCATGATGCTCGACTGGCTGTCGTCCACCCGTCGCAGCAGCGTGAACACCAAGCGGGCTTACGCCGACGACATCCGCCGAGTCTGGGCCGCCTACGCCCAAGAGCTCGGCCACGAACGCTTCGCCCTCGGCATTTTCACCCGCGACCACATCCGCGCCTGGCGCATCCGAGAGGAGGCCAAGGGGACCCCGCTCACCACGATCGCCCGCTACCTGCGCGCGCTCTCCTCGCTGCACGTGTACGCCTCGGAGCGCATCGACCTGCCCCGGAACCCCGTCACGCAGGACGACACCCCTCGGATCGAGAACGGCAACACCTCCCGCAGCACGCCGGTCCTCGAAGTCGCCGAGATCCAGGCGGTCATCGCCGAGGCCAAGGACGAGTTCGACCTGCTCGTCGTCACGCTGCTGTACGCGCTCGCCGGCCGCATCGGCGAGATGTGCGCCGCAGACGTAACGGATCGGGTCGAGCGGGGCCGCAGGTCGTACCTGGACGTGACGCGCAAGGAGAACAAGGAGCGGCTCCTGCCGTTGCCGTTGTCCGTGGCCGAGCTCCTGGACAAGCACACCGAGGGGCGCGAGTCCGGCCCCCTGCTGCTGGACTCCGAAGGGCGGCGGCTCGACCGGCACGACGTCGGCCGGATGCTCGCACGCATGGGCCGCAAAGCTGGGGTTCTGCCCGAGCGCAAGCTGACCCCGCACGTCCTCCGGGCCAGCCGCATCACGCACATGCTCGACGATGGCGTGCCTCTCGCCGAGGTCCAGGCCTTCGCCGATCACGACAACCCGGGTACGACCATCGGCTACTGGGACCGGCGGAACAAGGGCCAGCGCAACGCTGCCCACGTGGACGCGGCCGAGGCCGTCTTCGCGGACGTGGTCCCCAAGTTCCGGCGCTGA